A section of the Salvelinus alpinus chromosome 36, SLU_Salpinus.1, whole genome shotgun sequence genome encodes:
- the LOC139565009 gene encoding G patch domain-containing protein 8-like isoform X4, with product MQGRTDPVPIILKYDVMGMGRMEMELDVAEDATEKRKVLEVEKEVTEELQQKYKDQVEKEKAIAKALEDLRANFYCELCEKQYQKHQEFDNHINSYDHAHKQRLKELKQREFARNVSSRSRKGGKKQEKLLRRLHELAEQRKQQNRTPGSGPMFKPTTVAVDGEKGEEGSAVTPEYVPPADTAMEGLSGEEKSSGGQASPKPATTINFSLGKSSSSPAGASKVSVSFSFAKKPPVKLETVAAVFAKLHQDDDEEEEEGGQEEGGEKAAGQEETSGCSTESPKGGGGGNGTAGPEEEELQEEQLHQEQPEQEEEDDGASLASTLNKLKMMMKKEEGWAGQEPEYYHYIPPTHCRVKPRFQFLVFMKATDQCEIREQEEEDEEEVEEKKTEKVVAEVSEQTQPKATECKSEEPEKTPAAPVTEPTPTPTSPKLKTEEASASFTDPPPTTAPTVVPDSKQETPVPEPNSGPKIPTSPFFLVLSKDESTTLQWPSELLDFTKAQPALSYSCNPLYFDFKLSRNKGVRAGRAAKSSKPAGEGAEKKNNPEAAAAVNEGNAAAATTTPGPSTDNTDKEQPSLKIEGSQGETEEQKLQSSTSGAKKKKKKKKKKHKKSGKGSKRKEKEKGAVVDGDAETAILGEKTKKKKKHKRKKSKNKGEGEEGGGGDKEKPKEEKAVAATVSSAPPAPAGTGSATGAEPGKRKRPAKEALQKSGAEEGGAGKGSDEAKPSEEHNGTKRLKTDPSAPPSASCSSSAQKSPGPGKPPSSESEEEGGGGSASRSSRRRSTPREGRQSDDSGRSRSRSSRRGDGRGSSRRQHRGQASRSQSDSSSSERSSSAYSRRSRSYSDSYSDDSDGGRHRRHSKRSSDSEYDRRGSGGRRRSRRRHYSSSSSEDSRSRSHSRRKRHQRRHRSSSRSSSSRSRSTRSWRRSYSRSHSSASRSSSSTKGSPYRGRGGQGGHRGRADSATRRRDFNRSCIYRSQSPRSASSRAPNRNSSSQSQRAGGSRGEGGGDQRNSSSHFTARQLLDKIQSRKGSDVPTTGTKSGAKIKDPPSGYFGPKLPPALGNKSMLPLFGKLQAGKKFPAIPLTRPDGGEKSSAGKGSDAGGEVILMEPIREFPPPPPPPPAHKKVEETVVVVQEARHLTLDAQVLHDPRPLFHQEPSMLMPPYQGEPGQDPSQNPMMEPLMPDMQQQPPPMHAYPNYPPPSLEEEDMGMEAEENGLAPLESQPITFTPEEMEKYGKLQQAAQQHIQQQLLAKHIKTFPSAAAAQAAANMAAAANHLQPAPPPPQQQMIQIHQPAVSAASATAITTVQHLMQQHHAAQAAAMGIHPHGPHPHPQLAQVHHIPQHHLTPISLSHLGHSLGHTLGHQLGVGHAGLIPAHHTAFLNGQPIHIIPASALHHHSPLALHHIPHSSLYPTLFAPRHSNAAAAAALQLHPFLHPIFSGQDLQHPPNHGS from the exons ATGCAGG gaCGCACCGACCCTGTGCCCATCATCCTCAAATATGATGTCATGGGGATGGGACGTATGGAGATGGAG ttggacGTTGCCGAAGATGCTACAGAGAAGAGGAAAGTGCTGGAGGTGGAGAAGGAAGTCACAGAGGAATTACAGCAGAAATACAAG GACCAGGTGGAAAAGGAGAAGGCCATCGCTAAAGCCCTGGAAGACCTGAGGGCCAACTTTTACTGTGAGCTGTGTGAGAAACAGTACCAGAAGCACCAAGAGTTTGACAACCACATCAACTCGTACGACCACGCTCATAAGCAG AGGCTTAAGGAGCTGAAGCAGAGGGAGTTTGCGAGAAACGTGTCATCGCGCTCACGGAAGGGTGGGAAGAAGCAGGAGAAGCTGCTACGCAGGCTGCATGAGCTAGCTGAGCAGAGGAAACAGCAGAACCG TACCCCGGGAAGTGGTCCCATGTTCAAACCCACCACCGTGGCAGTAGACGGGGAGAAGGGTGAAGAGGGGAGTGCTGTAACCCCCGAGTATGTTCCCCCTGCAGACACTGCCATGGAGGGCTTGTCAGGGGAGGAGAAGAGCAGTGGGGGTCAGGCCTCCCCCAAACCAGCCACCACCATCAACTTCTCCCTGGGGAAGAGCAGCTCATCCCCGGCCGGGGCCTCCAAGGTCAGCGTGTCCTTCTCCTTCGCCAAGAAACCCCCGGTGAAGCTGGAGACGGTCGCAGCAGTGTTCGCTAAACTCCATCAGGATgacgacgaggaggaggaggaggggggacaggaggagggaggggagaaggccGCGGGACAGGAGGAGACCTCCGGCTGCAGCACCGAGAGCCccaagggaggaggaggggggaatggAACAGCAGGgccagaggaggaggagctgcAGGAGGAGCAACTACATCAAGAACAACCAGAGCAGGAGGAAGAAGATGACGGCGCCTCCCTAGCCTCCACCCTCAACAAgctgaagatgatgatgaagaagGAGGAAGGCTGGGCCGGCCAGGAGCCTGAGTACTACCACTACATCCCACCAACCCACTGCAGAGTCAAACCCCGCTTCCAGTTCCTGGTGTTCATGAAGGCCACAGACCAGTGTGAGATCAGGGagcaagaagaagaagatgaagaagaggtGGAAGAGAAGAAGACCGAGAAGGTGGTAGCAGAGGTTTCTGAGCAGACACAGCCAAAAGCTACTGAGTGCAAATCCGAGGAGCCAGAGAAGACTCCTGCAGCTCCAGTCACAGAGCCCACTCCTACTCCCACATCACCTAAACTGAAGACTGAAGAGGCCTCTGCCAGCTTCACAGACCCCCCTCCCACAACGGCCCCCACTGTAGTACCAGACAGCAAGCAGGAGACCCCAGTCCCAGAGCCCAACTCGGGCCCCAAAATCCCCACCAGCCCCTTCTTCCTGGTCCTGAGCAAAGACGAGAGCACCACTCTGCAGTGGCCCTCGGAGCTGCTGGATTTTACCAAGGCTCAGCCCGCCCTCTCTTACAGCTGCAACCCCCTGTACTTCGACTTCAAACTGTCCCGCAACAAAGGAGTCCGTGCTGGACGAGCAGCAAAGTCCTCCAAGCCCGCTGGTGAAGGAGCTGAGAAAAAAAACAATCCTGAGGCAGCTGCTGCAGTGAACGAGGGGAAtgctgctgctgccaccaccacccctGGGCCCAGCACTGACAACACTGATAAGGAGCAGCCCTCCTTAAAAATAGAGGGTTCCCAAGGGGAGACTGAGGAGCAAAAGCTACAGAGTAGCACAAGCGgagccaagaagaagaagaaaaagaagaagaagaagcataaGAAATCTGGGAAAGGCTCCAAGCGCAAAGAAAAAGAGAAGGGAGCCGTAGTGGACGGGGACGCGGAAACTGCGATCCTAGGAGAGAAAACcaaaaagaagaaaaaacacaAACGAAAGAAGAGCAAAAACAAAggtgagggggaagagggaggtggtggtGATAAGGAAAAGCCTAAAGAGGAAAAAGCAGTAGCCGCAACGGTTTCTAGTGCTCCCCCAGCACCAGCAGGAACAGGATCTGCTACAGGAGCGGAACCCGGGAAGAGGAAACGACCAGCCAAAGAAGCACTTCAGAAGTCCGGGGCAGAGGAAGGTGGGGCAGGGAAAGGCTCTGACGAGGCCAAGCCCTCTGAGGAGCACAACGGCACCAAGCGTCTGAAGACGGACCCCAGCGCCCCACCCAGCGCTTCCTGCTCCTCCTCGGCCCAGAAGAGCCCCGGGCCAGGCAAACCACCCAGCAGTGAGAGTGAGGAGGAAGGAGGTGGAGGCTCAGCTTCCCGATCCAGCCGCCGCAGGTCCACACCCCGGGAGGGGCGCCAGAGCGATGACTCCGGCCGCTCCCGAAGCCGCTCGTCGCGTCGGGGAGACGGGCGAGGGAGCAGCCGGCGGCAGCACCGCGGCCAGGCATCCCGTAGCCAGTCAGACTCCAGCAGCTCGGAGCGCTCCTCGAGCGCCTACAGCCGGCGCAGCCGCAGCTACTCAGACAGTTACAGTGACGACAGTGACGGGGGCCGCCACCGGAGACACTCTAAACGCTCCTCTGACTCCGAGTACGATCGACGGGGAAGCGGCGGGCGGCGGCGCTCCAGAAGACGTCACTATTCTTCCTCGTCCTCGGAGGACTCTCGCTCCCGCAGCCACAGCCGCAGGAAGAGGCACCAGCGGCGGCACCGGAGCAGCTCTCGGAGCTCTAGCAGCAGGAGCCGCAGCACCAGGTCGTGGAGACGCAGCTACAGCCGCAGCCACAGCTCAGCCAGCCGCTCCTCCAGCTCTACTAAGGGCTCCCCTTACCGGGGTCGTGGAGGCCAGGGGGGCCACAGGGGCCGGGCAGACAGCGCTACACGGCGCCGAGACTTCAACCGCTCCTGCATCTACCGTTCCCAGTCCCCCCGCTCTGCCTCATCACGAGCCCCAAACCGCAACAGCAGCTCCCAGAGCCAGAGGGCAGGGGGGTCccggggagaaggagggggagaccaGAGGAACTCTTCCTCACACTTCACCGCCCGCCAGCTTCTGGATAAGATCCAGTCCAGGAAGGGATCTGATGTCCCAACCACAGGGACCAAATCTGGCGCCAAGATCAAGGACCCACCATCGGGCTACTTTGGGCCCAAACTGCCTCCAGCTCTGGGCAATAAGTCCATGCTGCCCCTGTTCGGTAAGCTGCAGGCAGGGAAGAAATTCCCTGCGATCCCCCTGACCCGGCCCGATGGTGGAGAGAAGTCATCAGCAGGGAAAGGTTCAGATGCCGGGGGAGAGGTCATCCTGATGGAGCCCATCCGGGAGTTCCCCCCACCGCCTCCCCCTCCACCAGCTCATAAGAAGGTGGAGGAGACGGTAGTAGTAGTCCAGGAAGCCCGCCACCTCACCCTGGACGCACAGGTTCTTCATGACCCCCGGCCGCTGTTCCATCAGGAGCCCTCCATGCTGATGCCCCCATACCAGGGCGAGCCGGGACAGGACCCCTCCCAGAACCCCATGATGGAGCCACTCATGCCCGACATGCAGCAGCAGCCACCCCCCATGCACGCCTACCCCAACTACCCCCCGCCCagcctggaggaggaggacatgggcATGGAGGCAGAGGAGAACGGTCTGGCCCCGCTGGAGAGCCAGCCCATCACCTTCACCCCAGAGGAGATGGAGAAGTACGGCAAGCTGCAGCAGGCTGCCCAGCAGCACATCCAGCAGCAGCTCCTGGCCAAGCACATCAAGACCTTCCCCTCAGCCGCAGCAGCACAGGCTGCAGCGAACATGGCTGCAGCAGCGAACCATCTGCAGCCGGCACCCCCTCCCCCCCAGCAGCAGATGATCCAGATCCATCAGCCTGCCGTGTCTGCAGCCTCGGCTACCGCCATCACCACAGTACAACACCTCATGCAGCAGCACCATGCTGCTCAGGCTGCAGCCATGGGCATCCACCCACACGGCCCCCACCCGCACCCCCAGTTAGCCCAGGTCCACCACATCCCCCAGCACCACCTCACCCCCATTTCCCTATCTCACCTGGGACACTCTCTGGGCCACACTCTGGGCCACCAGTTGGGAGTGGGACACGCTGGACTGATCCCTGCCCACCACACGGCCTTCCTCAATGGCCAGCCCATACACATTATCCCAGCCTCAGCACTTCATCACCACAGCCCCTTAGCCCTCCACCACATACCACACTCATCCCTCTACCCAACGCTGTTCGCCCCCCGGCACTCTAACGCCGCTGCGGCAGCCGCACTGCAGCTCCACCCCTTCCTGCACCCCATCTTCTCAGGGCAGGACCTCCAGCACCCCCCTAACCACGGCTCCTGA
- the LOC139565009 gene encoding G patch domain-containing protein 8-like isoform X5 — MGMGRMEMELDVAEDATEKRKVLEVEKEVTEELQQKYKDQVEKEKAIAKALEDLRANFYCELCEKQYQKHQEFDNHINSYDHAHKQRLKELKQREFARNVSSRSRKGGKKQEKLLRRLHELAEQRKQQNRTPGSGPMFKPTTVAVDGEKGEEGSAVTPEYVPPADTAMEGLSGEEKSSGGQASPKPATTINFSLGKSSSSPAGASKVSVSFSFAKKPPVKLETVAAVFAKLHQDDDEEEEEGGQEEGGEKAAGQEETSGCSTESPKGGGGGNGTAGPEEEELQEEQLHQEQPEQEEEDDGASLASTLNKLKMMMKKEEGWAGQEPEYYHYIPPTHCRVKPRFQFLVFMKATDQCEIREQEEEDEEEVEEKKTEKVVAEVSEQTQPKATECKSEEPEKTPAAPVTEPTPTPTSPKLKTEEASASFTDPPPTTAPTVVPDSKQETPVPEPNSGPKIPTSPFFLVLSKDESTTLQWPSELLDFTKAQPALSYSCNPLYFDFKLSRNKGVRAGRAAKSSKPAGEGAEKKNNPEAAAAVNEGNAAAATTTPGPSTDNTDKEQPSLKIEGSQGETEEQKLQSSTSGAKKKKKKKKKKHKKSGKGSKRKEKEKGAVVDGDAETAILGEKTKKKKKHKRKKSKNKGEGEEGGGGDKEKPKEEKAVAATVSSAPPAPAGTGSATGAEPGKRKRPAKEALQKSGAEEGGAGKGSDEAKPSEEHNGTKRLKTDPSAPPSASCSSSAQKSPGPGKPPSSESEEEGGGGSASRSSRRRSTPREGRQSDDSGRSRSRSSRRGDGRGSSRRQHRGQASRSQSDSSSSERSSSAYSRRSRSYSDSYSDDSDGGRHRRHSKRSSDSEYDRRGSGGRRRSRRRHYSSSSSEDSRSRSHSRRKRHQRRHRSSSRSSSSRSRSTRSWRRSYSRSHSSASRSSSSTKGSPYRGRGGQGGHRGRADSATRRRDFNRSCIYRSQSPRSASSRAPNRNSSSQSQRAGGSRGEGGGDQRNSSSHFTARQLLDKIQSRKGSDVPTTGTKSGAKIKDPPSGYFGPKLPPALGNKSMLPLFGKLQAGKKFPAIPLTRPDGGEKSSAGKGSDAGGEVILMEPIREFPPPPPPPPAHKKVEETVVVVQEARHLTLDAQVLHDPRPLFHQEPSMLMPPYQGEPGQDPSQNPMMEPLMPDMQQQPPPMHAYPNYPPPSLEEEDMGMEAEENGLAPLESQPITFTPEEMEKYGKLQQAAQQHIQQQLLAKHIKTFPSAAAAQAAANMAAAANHLQPAPPPPQQQMIQIHQPAVSAASATAITTVQHLMQQHHAAQAAAMGIHPHGPHPHPQLAQVHHIPQHHLTPISLSHLGHSLGHTLGHQLGVGHAGLIPAHHTAFLNGQPIHIIPASALHHHSPLALHHIPHSSLYPTLFAPRHSNAAAAAALQLHPFLHPIFSGQDLQHPPNHGS, encoded by the exons ATGGGGATGGGACGTATGGAGATGGAG ttggacGTTGCCGAAGATGCTACAGAGAAGAGGAAAGTGCTGGAGGTGGAGAAGGAAGTCACAGAGGAATTACAGCAGAAATACAAG GACCAGGTGGAAAAGGAGAAGGCCATCGCTAAAGCCCTGGAAGACCTGAGGGCCAACTTTTACTGTGAGCTGTGTGAGAAACAGTACCAGAAGCACCAAGAGTTTGACAACCACATCAACTCGTACGACCACGCTCATAAGCAG AGGCTTAAGGAGCTGAAGCAGAGGGAGTTTGCGAGAAACGTGTCATCGCGCTCACGGAAGGGTGGGAAGAAGCAGGAGAAGCTGCTACGCAGGCTGCATGAGCTAGCTGAGCAGAGGAAACAGCAGAACCG TACCCCGGGAAGTGGTCCCATGTTCAAACCCACCACCGTGGCAGTAGACGGGGAGAAGGGTGAAGAGGGGAGTGCTGTAACCCCCGAGTATGTTCCCCCTGCAGACACTGCCATGGAGGGCTTGTCAGGGGAGGAGAAGAGCAGTGGGGGTCAGGCCTCCCCCAAACCAGCCACCACCATCAACTTCTCCCTGGGGAAGAGCAGCTCATCCCCGGCCGGGGCCTCCAAGGTCAGCGTGTCCTTCTCCTTCGCCAAGAAACCCCCGGTGAAGCTGGAGACGGTCGCAGCAGTGTTCGCTAAACTCCATCAGGATgacgacgaggaggaggaggaggggggacaggaggagggaggggagaaggccGCGGGACAGGAGGAGACCTCCGGCTGCAGCACCGAGAGCCccaagggaggaggaggggggaatggAACAGCAGGgccagaggaggaggagctgcAGGAGGAGCAACTACATCAAGAACAACCAGAGCAGGAGGAAGAAGATGACGGCGCCTCCCTAGCCTCCACCCTCAACAAgctgaagatgatgatgaagaagGAGGAAGGCTGGGCCGGCCAGGAGCCTGAGTACTACCACTACATCCCACCAACCCACTGCAGAGTCAAACCCCGCTTCCAGTTCCTGGTGTTCATGAAGGCCACAGACCAGTGTGAGATCAGGGagcaagaagaagaagatgaagaagaggtGGAAGAGAAGAAGACCGAGAAGGTGGTAGCAGAGGTTTCTGAGCAGACACAGCCAAAAGCTACTGAGTGCAAATCCGAGGAGCCAGAGAAGACTCCTGCAGCTCCAGTCACAGAGCCCACTCCTACTCCCACATCACCTAAACTGAAGACTGAAGAGGCCTCTGCCAGCTTCACAGACCCCCCTCCCACAACGGCCCCCACTGTAGTACCAGACAGCAAGCAGGAGACCCCAGTCCCAGAGCCCAACTCGGGCCCCAAAATCCCCACCAGCCCCTTCTTCCTGGTCCTGAGCAAAGACGAGAGCACCACTCTGCAGTGGCCCTCGGAGCTGCTGGATTTTACCAAGGCTCAGCCCGCCCTCTCTTACAGCTGCAACCCCCTGTACTTCGACTTCAAACTGTCCCGCAACAAAGGAGTCCGTGCTGGACGAGCAGCAAAGTCCTCCAAGCCCGCTGGTGAAGGAGCTGAGAAAAAAAACAATCCTGAGGCAGCTGCTGCAGTGAACGAGGGGAAtgctgctgctgccaccaccacccctGGGCCCAGCACTGACAACACTGATAAGGAGCAGCCCTCCTTAAAAATAGAGGGTTCCCAAGGGGAGACTGAGGAGCAAAAGCTACAGAGTAGCACAAGCGgagccaagaagaagaagaaaaagaagaagaagaagcataaGAAATCTGGGAAAGGCTCCAAGCGCAAAGAAAAAGAGAAGGGAGCCGTAGTGGACGGGGACGCGGAAACTGCGATCCTAGGAGAGAAAACcaaaaagaagaaaaaacacaAACGAAAGAAGAGCAAAAACAAAggtgagggggaagagggaggtggtggtGATAAGGAAAAGCCTAAAGAGGAAAAAGCAGTAGCCGCAACGGTTTCTAGTGCTCCCCCAGCACCAGCAGGAACAGGATCTGCTACAGGAGCGGAACCCGGGAAGAGGAAACGACCAGCCAAAGAAGCACTTCAGAAGTCCGGGGCAGAGGAAGGTGGGGCAGGGAAAGGCTCTGACGAGGCCAAGCCCTCTGAGGAGCACAACGGCACCAAGCGTCTGAAGACGGACCCCAGCGCCCCACCCAGCGCTTCCTGCTCCTCCTCGGCCCAGAAGAGCCCCGGGCCAGGCAAACCACCCAGCAGTGAGAGTGAGGAGGAAGGAGGTGGAGGCTCAGCTTCCCGATCCAGCCGCCGCAGGTCCACACCCCGGGAGGGGCGCCAGAGCGATGACTCCGGCCGCTCCCGAAGCCGCTCGTCGCGTCGGGGAGACGGGCGAGGGAGCAGCCGGCGGCAGCACCGCGGCCAGGCATCCCGTAGCCAGTCAGACTCCAGCAGCTCGGAGCGCTCCTCGAGCGCCTACAGCCGGCGCAGCCGCAGCTACTCAGACAGTTACAGTGACGACAGTGACGGGGGCCGCCACCGGAGACACTCTAAACGCTCCTCTGACTCCGAGTACGATCGACGGGGAAGCGGCGGGCGGCGGCGCTCCAGAAGACGTCACTATTCTTCCTCGTCCTCGGAGGACTCTCGCTCCCGCAGCCACAGCCGCAGGAAGAGGCACCAGCGGCGGCACCGGAGCAGCTCTCGGAGCTCTAGCAGCAGGAGCCGCAGCACCAGGTCGTGGAGACGCAGCTACAGCCGCAGCCACAGCTCAGCCAGCCGCTCCTCCAGCTCTACTAAGGGCTCCCCTTACCGGGGTCGTGGAGGCCAGGGGGGCCACAGGGGCCGGGCAGACAGCGCTACACGGCGCCGAGACTTCAACCGCTCCTGCATCTACCGTTCCCAGTCCCCCCGCTCTGCCTCATCACGAGCCCCAAACCGCAACAGCAGCTCCCAGAGCCAGAGGGCAGGGGGGTCccggggagaaggagggggagaccaGAGGAACTCTTCCTCACACTTCACCGCCCGCCAGCTTCTGGATAAGATCCAGTCCAGGAAGGGATCTGATGTCCCAACCACAGGGACCAAATCTGGCGCCAAGATCAAGGACCCACCATCGGGCTACTTTGGGCCCAAACTGCCTCCAGCTCTGGGCAATAAGTCCATGCTGCCCCTGTTCGGTAAGCTGCAGGCAGGGAAGAAATTCCCTGCGATCCCCCTGACCCGGCCCGATGGTGGAGAGAAGTCATCAGCAGGGAAAGGTTCAGATGCCGGGGGAGAGGTCATCCTGATGGAGCCCATCCGGGAGTTCCCCCCACCGCCTCCCCCTCCACCAGCTCATAAGAAGGTGGAGGAGACGGTAGTAGTAGTCCAGGAAGCCCGCCACCTCACCCTGGACGCACAGGTTCTTCATGACCCCCGGCCGCTGTTCCATCAGGAGCCCTCCATGCTGATGCCCCCATACCAGGGCGAGCCGGGACAGGACCCCTCCCAGAACCCCATGATGGAGCCACTCATGCCCGACATGCAGCAGCAGCCACCCCCCATGCACGCCTACCCCAACTACCCCCCGCCCagcctggaggaggaggacatgggcATGGAGGCAGAGGAGAACGGTCTGGCCCCGCTGGAGAGCCAGCCCATCACCTTCACCCCAGAGGAGATGGAGAAGTACGGCAAGCTGCAGCAGGCTGCCCAGCAGCACATCCAGCAGCAGCTCCTGGCCAAGCACATCAAGACCTTCCCCTCAGCCGCAGCAGCACAGGCTGCAGCGAACATGGCTGCAGCAGCGAACCATCTGCAGCCGGCACCCCCTCCCCCCCAGCAGCAGATGATCCAGATCCATCAGCCTGCCGTGTCTGCAGCCTCGGCTACCGCCATCACCACAGTACAACACCTCATGCAGCAGCACCATGCTGCTCAGGCTGCAGCCATGGGCATCCACCCACACGGCCCCCACCCGCACCCCCAGTTAGCCCAGGTCCACCACATCCCCCAGCACCACCTCACCCCCATTTCCCTATCTCACCTGGGACACTCTCTGGGCCACACTCTGGGCCACCAGTTGGGAGTGGGACACGCTGGACTGATCCCTGCCCACCACACGGCCTTCCTCAATGGCCAGCCCATACACATTATCCCAGCCTCAGCACTTCATCACCACAGCCCCTTAGCCCTCCACCACATACCACACTCATCCCTCTACCCAACGCTGTTCGCCCCCCGGCACTCTAACGCCGCTGCGGCAGCCGCACTGCAGCTCCACCCCTTCCTGCACCCCATCTTCTCAGGGCAGGACCTCCAGCACCCCCCTAACCACGGCTCCTGA